In a single window of the Prochlorococcus marinus str. AS9601 genome:
- a CDS encoding sodium:solute symporter, which yields MFLKSLNIFSIQNKDIFSNSLLISFFGLLIIFFLLIFGRKFKLAVQLERFGLPIAVISGILGISIGPFGAIHFLPKETINVWSNFPTPLLSLVFATLMMGRPIPNINGLVKPIFNQFLLALSLGFGQFFVGGLVVKYFLPPSMDANPLMGCLIEVGFEGGHGAASIIGESFNKLGFPNGLDLGLAMATMGLLSSSILGSIFIFIGRTLGLSDTEEILEQKDILNGKNKIRIFADFRIFIINLGFSGLAISFGVLLLKFLRYISSSFGDFSKEIIFSLPVFPFILIGSLLIRYILEKTKNTEFISNILQREIGILSTDLLIFTAMASLDIAVVFDNWILILVFTIFGLFWNLICIAYFAYFIFDDYWFEKSLIEFGNSTGVVASGLLLLRLADPKNISKTLPIFTSKQLFAQLILSGGLFTVLAPLMISKIGLDYWTEICALITFAILSIALIFNKVEMKKFQ from the coding sequence ATGTTTTTGAAATCATTGAATATTTTTTCGATACAGAATAAAGATATTTTTTCAAATTCTCTATTGATAAGTTTTTTTGGATTGTTAATTATATTTTTTTTGTTGATTTTTGGAAGGAAATTTAAACTAGCTGTTCAACTCGAGAGATTTGGATTGCCGATAGCCGTCATATCAGGAATTTTAGGTATATCTATAGGCCCATTTGGTGCGATACACTTTTTACCAAAAGAAACAATAAATGTTTGGAGTAATTTTCCTACTCCTCTTTTATCATTAGTCTTCGCAACTTTAATGATGGGAAGACCTATACCGAATATAAATGGTTTAGTTAAACCGATTTTTAATCAATTTCTATTAGCTCTTTCACTAGGTTTCGGACAATTTTTTGTCGGCGGCCTTGTTGTTAAATATTTTCTGCCTCCATCTATGGACGCAAATCCTCTAATGGGTTGTTTAATAGAGGTAGGTTTTGAGGGCGGTCATGGAGCCGCATCAATAATCGGTGAAAGTTTTAATAAACTAGGTTTCCCAAATGGTTTAGATCTTGGTTTGGCTATGGCAACAATGGGTCTTTTATCCTCTTCAATATTAGGTAGCATATTTATCTTTATTGGAAGAACTTTAGGCCTTTCAGATACTGAGGAAATTCTTGAACAAAAAGATATTTTAAATGGAAAAAATAAGATTAGAATTTTTGCAGATTTTAGAATTTTTATAATAAATCTTGGATTCTCTGGTTTGGCAATTTCTTTTGGTGTTTTGCTTCTTAAATTTTTAAGGTATATTTCAAGTTCTTTTGGTGATTTTTCGAAGGAAATTATTTTTTCACTACCAGTATTTCCTTTTATCCTTATAGGTTCGCTCCTTATTAGATATATTTTAGAAAAAACCAAAAATACAGAATTTATTTCAAATATTCTGCAAAGGGAGATTGGTATTTTATCAACAGACTTATTGATTTTTACAGCTATGGCGAGTTTAGATATTGCAGTTGTTTTTGATAATTGGATACTTATTTTAGTATTTACTATTTTCGGTTTATTTTGGAATTTAATCTGCATTGCTTATTTCGCATACTTTATTTTTGATGATTATTGGTTTGAAAAAAGTTTGATAGAGTTTGGTAATTCTACTGGTGTAGTAGCTTCTGGGTTACTTCTTTTAAGGCTTGCAGATCCTAAAAATATTTCTAAGACTTTACCAATTTTTACGTCAAAACAGCTATTTGCTCAATTAATTCTTTCTGGGGGACTATTCACAGTTCTTGCACCATTAATGATTTCTAAAATTGGGTTAGATTATTGGACAGAAATTTGTGCCTTAATTACATTCGCAATTCTTTCTATCGCATTGATTTTTAACAAAGTAGAGATGAAAAAGTTTCAATAA
- a CDS encoding glutathione S-transferase: MKNDILYSFRRCPYAIRARWALLICEIKVEIREIDLKNKPLDFLNNSKTKTVPILIKKNSEVIEESLEIILWALSESKKENIKLIYLPENKKEDIFEIINENDNVFKYHLDRFKYATRYKDSDQEFHFTNAIKFIKRWNELLAEKKYFFGDSPTIADWSIWPFVRQFRIACESQKRTNYFESSIKNWLDSFEKNREFKSLMYKYELWEPNSRKNYFPSN, from the coding sequence ATGAAAAACGATATTTTATATTCATTTCGAAGATGTCCATATGCAATTCGTGCGAGATGGGCCCTGTTAATTTGCGAAATAAAAGTAGAGATAAGAGAAATTGATTTAAAAAATAAACCTCTAGATTTTTTAAATAATTCGAAGACGAAAACGGTGCCAATTCTTATAAAAAAAAATAGTGAAGTTATTGAAGAAAGTCTTGAAATCATCCTATGGGCTCTCTCAGAGTCGAAAAAGGAAAACATCAAATTAATTTATTTACCTGAGAACAAAAAGGAAGATATTTTTGAAATAATTAATGAAAATGATAACGTATTCAAATATCATTTAGATCGATTTAAATATGCCACAAGATATAAAGATAGTGATCAAGAATTTCATTTCACAAATGCGATTAAATTTATAAAGAGATGGAACGAACTTCTTGCCGAAAAAAAATACTTTTTTGGAGATAGCCCAACAATCGCTGATTGGTCTATTTGGCCTTTTGTAAGACAATTTAGAATCGCTTGTGAAAGTCAAAAAAGAACAAATTATTTTGAATCATCAATAAAAAACTGGTTAGATTCGTTTGAGAAAAATAGAGAATTTAAGTCGTTAATGTATAAATACGAATTATGGGAACCAAATTCTAGAAAGAATTATTTTCCATCTAATTAA
- a CDS encoding GIY-YIG nuclease family protein, which translates to MSGYVYLIRVGDLYRIGKTDNLEKKIKKLKPDELLTSIMTKEPETLEARLLRKYKSQRIPETGYLKLSKRQIRECKKQFELKGSLPHTLDAEVSITLFASFLLFSLGSFIFNYLNFGFVRSISYSFGMASLPMVILFITGSFGGYFSEDLSLFSLLTNRIKGLFIAIAMLSMAYLIFNLG; encoded by the coding sequence ATGTCGGGATATGTTTACCTTATTAGAGTAGGAGACCTTTATAGGATTGGGAAAACCGATAATCTTGAAAAGAAAATTAAAAAATTAAAGCCAGATGAATTACTAACATCAATTATGACTAAGGAGCCAGAAACTCTTGAAGCAAGATTACTAAGAAAATATAAGTCGCAAAGAATTCCTGAAACTGGTTATTTAAAGCTTTCTAAAAGACAAATTAGAGAATGTAAAAAGCAATTTGAATTAAAGGGTAGCTTGCCTCACACTTTAGATGCTGAGGTTTCTATAACTCTATTTGCATCTTTTTTATTGTTTTCATTAGGTTCTTTTATTTTTAATTATTTAAATTTTGGATTTGTAAGATCTATATCTTATTCTTTCGGAATGGCATCTCTACCAATGGTTATATTATTTATTACAGGTAGTTTTGGCGGATACTTTTCTGAAGATTTATCTCTTTTTTCATTGTTAACTAATCGAATAAAAGGTTTATTTATTGCAATTGCAATGCTTTCAATGGCTTACTTAATTTTTAATTTAGGTTAA
- a CDS encoding SDR family NAD(P)-dependent oxidoreductase, with product MRTILISGASRGIGLNIAHKELKEGNRISVGIRDLESLKGSAIDPEKWPEGKIIINHYDALKKITAENWIKNTVDEFGGFDSIINCSGVLSKVPFLYKDGDEEDILNTLNINFLAIWHLCRLSWDHLCTSGRGRIIVLVSMSGKRSKGDLAAYSSSKFALMGLCQTMKNKGWDKNIRITAICPSWVNTKMAQNISSLDKSRMTQPEDIAEICSTILKLPTQSVPFEIALNCNYEI from the coding sequence ATGAGAACCATATTAATAAGTGGAGCCAGTAGAGGTATTGGACTAAATATTGCACATAAAGAATTAAAAGAAGGCAATAGAATTAGTGTTGGCATAAGAGATTTAGAATCATTAAAAGGAAGTGCTATTGATCCAGAAAAATGGCCAGAAGGGAAAATTATAATCAACCACTATGATGCTTTAAAAAAAATTACAGCCGAAAATTGGATAAAGAATACTGTAGATGAATTTGGAGGATTTGATTCAATAATAAATTGTTCTGGAGTATTATCGAAAGTTCCTTTCTTATACAAAGATGGTGATGAAGAAGATATTTTAAATACATTAAATATAAATTTTTTGGCAATTTGGCATTTATGTAGGCTTTCTTGGGATCATTTATGTACCTCTGGAAGAGGAAGAATTATTGTTTTAGTTTCAATGAGTGGGAAAAGATCGAAAGGTGATTTAGCCGCTTATTCTTCTTCAAAGTTTGCTTTGATGGGATTATGCCAAACGATGAAAAATAAAGGTTGGGATAAAAATATAAGAATTACTGCAATTTGCCCAAGCTGGGTTAATACAAAAATGGCCCAAAATATCTCTTCTTTAGACAAATCAAGAATGACACAACCTGAAGATATTGCTGAAATATGCTCAACTATTCTTAAGTTACCTACCCAATCAGTTCCATTTGAAATCGCCTTAAATTGTAACTATGAAATTTAA
- the crtL gene encoding lycopene beta cyclase, whose product MSKENMPDVLVLGAGPAGMAIASALGKEKLDVEVLSPNGPDEPWPNTYGIWGKEVDQLGLQDLLEYRWKNTVSFFGHGALEEQDDENKATEHSLDYGLFDKKKLHNYWFNECNKSFIKWHQGFANKIHFEKYKSTVTTKDGKTYSARLVVDATGYDPVFLKLKSCGPLAVQTCYGIVGNFSKPPLKKGQFVLMDYRNDHLNDEQKKEPPTFLYAMDMGDGKYFLEETSLGLVNPLTMENLKERLEKRLSYRNISITSMQHEELGLFLPMNMPIPDFKQQILGYGGAASMVHPASGYLIGNVLRRAPLVAKAVSEAIKNKNLSTYHIARKGWETLWSKELIRKKSLYQFGLEKLMRFDEKLLREFFGSFFQLPKNQWYGFLTDTLSLKEIVYAMCVMFIKAPWSVKKGLMIMHGREFKMLLRIIFPNI is encoded by the coding sequence ATGTCAAAAGAAAATATGCCAGATGTTCTTGTTTTGGGTGCAGGGCCTGCCGGTATGGCTATTGCCTCAGCTTTAGGGAAGGAAAAATTAGATGTTGAAGTGCTTTCTCCAAATGGACCAGATGAACCTTGGCCAAATACATATGGTATTTGGGGGAAAGAAGTTGATCAACTCGGGCTTCAGGATTTACTTGAATATAGATGGAAGAATACTGTAAGTTTTTTTGGGCATGGCGCTTTAGAAGAACAGGACGACGAGAATAAAGCCACGGAACATTCACTAGATTATGGACTATTTGATAAGAAGAAACTCCATAATTATTGGTTTAACGAATGCAACAAGTCTTTTATTAAATGGCATCAAGGTTTTGCAAACAAAATACATTTTGAAAAATACAAAAGTACAGTAACTACAAAAGATGGAAAAACTTACTCTGCAAGATTAGTAGTAGATGCAACAGGCTATGATCCTGTTTTTCTTAAATTAAAATCCTGTGGTCCCTTAGCAGTCCAAACTTGTTATGGGATAGTAGGAAATTTTAGTAAACCTCCACTTAAGAAAGGGCAGTTTGTATTAATGGACTATAGAAATGATCATCTTAACGATGAGCAAAAAAAAGAACCGCCAACTTTTCTTTATGCAATGGATATGGGGGATGGGAAATATTTTCTTGAAGAGACATCTCTTGGTTTGGTAAATCCTCTAACAATGGAAAATTTAAAAGAGAGACTAGAGAAGAGGCTTTCTTATCGAAATATATCAATCACAAGCATGCAGCACGAAGAGCTTGGCTTATTTCTTCCTATGAATATGCCAATCCCAGATTTCAAACAACAAATACTTGGATATGGTGGTGCTGCTTCAATGGTACATCCTGCATCTGGATATTTAATTGGTAATGTTTTAAGAAGAGCTCCACTTGTCGCAAAGGCAGTCTCAGAAGCAATTAAAAACAAAAATCTAAGTACCTATCATATTGCTAGAAAAGGTTGGGAAACTTTATGGTCAAAAGAATTAATTAGGAAGAAATCACTTTACCAATTTGGATTAGAAAAACTCATGAGGTTTGATGAGAAACTATTGAGAGAATTTTTTGGCAGTTTTTTCCAACTACCTAAAAATCAATGGTATGGTTTTCTAACTGATACTCTTTCTTTAAAAGAGATTGTATATGCTATGTGCGTAATGTTTATAAAGGCTCCATGGAGTGTAAAGAAAGGTCTTATGATTATGCATGGAAGAGAATTTAAAATGTTACTTAGGATAATATTTCCAAACATATAG
- a CDS encoding SDR family NAD(P)-dependent oxidoreductase has protein sequence MIKYKSILITGGNSGIGFFAIINLLKTKNILYVVIKNEFRKNEFLKKIEKYFDKNYLIKFLNIIENCDLSDLENINKIKEYFISKKIFLDTVVLNAGLQYTGSFYPKVSKQGIELTFAVNHLAHFYLVSVLKDFIRDKEESRIIITSSDVHDPKSSGGNIGKKAGLNNLVDFRKKVTGQFLNFNADEAYKNSKLCNILFAKELEKKLKMSSSKISVITWAPGLVIPTDDSGFFRYSKRFNLFGYLIFSKVAKNILGISESIENAGKILSEIVVDSNLNNVGYVHLSNKLLSFKKHKLVESKVSDEANNSELASKLWILSEEICRSFGFVTFNI, from the coding sequence ATGATTAAATATAAAAGTATTTTAATTACTGGAGGTAATTCAGGAATAGGGTTTTTTGCCATTATTAATTTACTGAAGACGAAAAATATTTTATATGTTGTAATAAAAAACGAATTTAGAAAGAATGAATTTCTCAAAAAAATTGAGAAATATTTTGATAAAAATTACCTTATTAAATTTCTAAATATTATTGAAAATTGTGATCTTTCAGATCTAGAGAATATTAACAAAATTAAAGAATACTTTATTAGTAAAAAAATTTTTTTAGATACTGTTGTTTTAAATGCAGGATTACAATATACGGGTTCTTTTTACCCTAAAGTATCAAAACAAGGCATAGAACTAACTTTTGCGGTAAACCATCTTGCACATTTTTATTTGGTAAGTGTACTGAAAGATTTTATTAGAGATAAAGAAGAATCTAGAATCATTATTACATCATCAGATGTTCACGACCCCAAAAGTTCAGGTGGCAATATAGGAAAGAAAGCGGGACTTAATAACCTAGTTGATTTTAGAAAAAAAGTAACTGGGCAATTTTTAAATTTTAATGCTGATGAAGCTTATAAGAATAGTAAGTTATGTAATATTTTGTTTGCTAAAGAACTTGAAAAAAAATTAAAAATGTCCTCAAGTAAAATTTCTGTAATAACTTGGGCTCCCGGTCTAGTAATACCAACTGATGATTCTGGTTTTTTTAGATATAGTAAACGCTTTAATCTCTTTGGATATTTAATTTTTTCTAAAGTTGCAAAAAACATTTTAGGAATTTCTGAAAGTATAGAAAATGCTGGTAAGATACTTTCTGAAATTGTTGTTGATTCAAATTTAAATAATGTTGGTTACGTCCATTTAAGTAATAAACTTTTATCTTTTAAAAAACATAAATTAGTTGAAAGTAAGGTTAGTGATGAGGCAAATAATTCTGAGTTGGCTTCAAAACTCTGGATTTTAAGTGAAGAGATTTGTAGATCATTTGGCTTTGTTACTTTCAATATTTAA
- a CDS encoding mechanosensitive ion channel family protein: protein MKLVTENFLLAISIFFIGILLSIIISKLSKIFFKKISKRTKTNFDDFIFEVISGIVKPIGFLLSFYFSIDYFFADEITFISVLLNILKLFILIIIIKALNKVLIRSLTESTSKINDSSISSMISSLTPLIKALTWTIGSIFFLQNIGVQMTAIWALLSAGGIGAGLALKDPVQEFFEYITILLDKPFQKGEFIKSDGVLGMVERVGVRSSRIRSINGEVIVMSNSALTNGIISNYAQMEKRRLVHKLGVVYETSPKLMKLIPIIIKKIVEETKDASFDRCHFTDFGDFSLNFELVYYIPTNNYLAAMEAQQSINLRIIEEFAVNNIEFAFPTQTLNIESNKAK from the coding sequence ATGAAATTAGTTACTGAAAACTTCCTTCTGGCAATATCTATTTTTTTTATTGGAATTTTATTGTCGATAATAATTTCAAAACTTTCAAAAATATTCTTCAAAAAGATCTCCAAGCGTACAAAGACAAATTTTGATGATTTTATTTTTGAGGTCATCTCTGGAATTGTTAAACCAATAGGTTTCCTTCTCTCATTTTATTTTTCAATTGACTACTTTTTTGCTGATGAAATAACTTTTATCTCTGTATTATTAAATATTCTGAAATTATTCATATTGATAATAATTATAAAAGCTCTCAATAAAGTTTTAATAAGATCTTTAACAGAATCGACATCGAAAATTAATGATTCCTCAATCAGTTCAATGATATCTTCACTTACTCCTTTAATAAAAGCATTAACATGGACTATTGGTTCAATCTTTTTCTTACAAAATATAGGTGTTCAAATGACCGCAATTTGGGCTCTCCTAAGTGCAGGGGGTATTGGAGCAGGATTAGCTTTGAAAGACCCAGTTCAGGAGTTTTTTGAATACATAACAATTTTGCTTGATAAACCTTTTCAAAAAGGTGAGTTTATAAAATCTGATGGCGTCCTTGGAATGGTTGAGAGGGTCGGAGTAAGGTCCTCAAGAATAAGAAGTATCAATGGAGAAGTAATAGTAATGAGCAACAGCGCCCTTACAAATGGAATAATTTCAAATTACGCACAAATGGAAAAAAGAAGGTTAGTGCATAAATTAGGAGTTGTTTATGAAACCTCGCCAAAACTTATGAAATTGATTCCAATAATAATAAAAAAAATAGTTGAAGAGACAAAAGATGCCTCTTTTGATAGGTGTCATTTCACAGACTTTGGCGACTTCAGTCTTAATTTCGAACTAGTTTATTACATCCCAACAAATAATTATCTCGCTGCAATGGAAGCTCAACAATCTATAAATTTAAGAATTATTGAGGAATTTGCGGTTAATAATATAGAGTTTGCATTCCCAACACAAACCTTAAATATTGAAAGTAACAAAGCCAAATGA
- a CDS encoding hydrolase, with product MKGHEKSSDKLSPKVNALLIIDVQEKIIRAIFNKDSITKNIKKLIDAYQILEENIFLSEQNPFKLGATVPELLPKNGFKKIEKMDFSLANIQEFLEELKNKKITNLIVCGIETHICIQQTALDCLEKGFEVILVSDAMSSRNRVDHEIALQRMIQKGAILTTTESIIFELCKTADRKEFKEIRNIIIR from the coding sequence ATGAAGGGGCATGAAAAATCTTCTGACAAACTATCACCAAAAGTGAATGCTTTACTAATCATAGATGTTCAGGAAAAAATTATAAGAGCAATATTTAACAAAGATTCAATAACCAAAAACATCAAAAAGCTAATAGATGCCTACCAAATTTTAGAAGAAAACATTTTTTTATCTGAACAGAACCCATTCAAATTGGGTGCAACGGTACCTGAATTGTTGCCCAAAAATGGATTTAAAAAAATTGAGAAAATGGATTTTAGCTTAGCTAACATACAAGAATTTTTAGAAGAACTTAAAAATAAGAAAATTACAAATTTGATAGTTTGTGGTATCGAAACGCATATTTGTATTCAACAAACAGCCTTAGATTGTTTAGAAAAAGGATTTGAAGTTATTCTCGTATCAGATGCTATGAGCAGTCGAAATAGGGTAGATCATGAAATAGCATTGCAGAGAATGATTCAGAAGGGAGCGATCTTAACAACTACTGAATCAATAATTTTTGAATTATGCAAAACTGCGGATAGAAAAGAATTTAAAGAAATTAGAAATATAATAATTAGATAA
- a CDS encoding Fur family transcriptional regulator, translated as MSLSSQYNVITSPLGDGLHKDGKRLTPQRLKVLNLFENIGSGKHLSAEEVHEKLVKTSSKVSLATIYRTLRLLVQMGLLHELELSEGGHRYELLSNDTPDHHHLICIRCGRTEEFENDEVLEAGKVAAKVNGFKLIESSLNVRAICPNCI; from the coding sequence TTGTCATTATCCTCTCAATACAATGTCATTACATCTCCTCTAGGAGACGGCTTACATAAAGATGGGAAGAGGTTAACTCCTCAGAGGTTAAAGGTTCTTAATTTATTTGAAAATATTGGCTCTGGAAAGCATCTTAGTGCTGAAGAGGTTCATGAAAAGTTAGTTAAAACAAGCTCCAAAGTTTCACTAGCAACAATTTATAGAACTTTAAGACTTTTAGTACAAATGGGTTTGCTTCATGAATTAGAACTTAGTGAAGGTGGACACAGATATGAATTGCTTAGTAACGACACACCGGATCATCATCATTTGATTTGCATTAGGTGTGGAAGAACAGAAGAATTCGAAAATGACGAAGTTTTAGAGGCAGGCAAAGTCGCAGCTAAAGTTAATGGTTTTAAACTAATTGAATCCTCTTTAAATGTAAGAGCTATTTGTCCTAATTGCATTTAG
- the arsS gene encoding arsenosugar biosynthesis radical SAM (seleno)protein ArsS (Some members of this family are selenoproteins.), producing the protein MKEKFPSIYKEPIETLQINIGYKCNQACKHCHVNSSPLRTEKMSNEIISLIPKIIDKYKIKTLDITGGAPELHPEFKNLIASLSTKQVDIIDRCNLTIFFEEGYEDLPQFLAKNKVIVTASLPCYEKNNVEIQRGLGVFEKSINAIKILNNLGYGKKETGLQLNLVYNPVSPILPPSQEILEKNYKKILFEKYNIVFNNLYTITNMPINRYEESLRREGKLNTYYKLLKENFNENNLENLMCKKTISVNWLGEIYDCDFNQQINFRENKGPKTLFDLLDESFTFDYGVAVKEHCFACTAGAGSSCGGTLS; encoded by the coding sequence ATGAAAGAAAAATTCCCCTCAATATATAAAGAACCTATAGAAACATTGCAAATCAATATAGGTTATAAATGCAATCAGGCTTGTAAGCATTGTCATGTTAATTCAAGTCCTCTGAGGACTGAAAAGATGTCCAATGAAATAATATCTCTCATTCCAAAAATAATTGATAAGTACAAAATCAAGACTTTAGATATAACAGGTGGCGCGCCAGAACTTCACCCAGAATTTAAAAACCTAATAGCTAGTTTGAGCACAAAACAAGTTGATATTATTGATAGATGCAATTTAACAATTTTCTTTGAAGAAGGTTATGAAGATCTTCCTCAATTTCTTGCAAAGAATAAAGTAATAGTCACTGCTTCGCTGCCGTGTTATGAAAAAAATAATGTTGAGATTCAAAGGGGTCTTGGGGTTTTTGAAAAAAGTATTAATGCTATAAAAATTCTTAATAATTTAGGCTATGGAAAGAAAGAAACTGGATTGCAATTAAATCTTGTTTACAATCCTGTAAGCCCTATTCTTCCTCCTTCTCAGGAAATATTGGAAAAAAATTATAAAAAAATACTATTCGAAAAATATAATATTGTTTTTAATAATTTATACACAATAACTAATATGCCAATAAATAGATATGAAGAATCTCTAAGAAGAGAAGGGAAACTAAATACTTATTACAAATTACTAAAAGAAAATTTTAATGAAAATAATTTAGAAAATCTTATGTGTAAAAAAACTATTAGCGTAAATTGGTTAGGAGAAATTTATGATTGTGACTTTAACCAACAGATCAATTTCCGAGAAAATAAAGGGCCAAAGACACTTTTTGATCTATTGGATGAATCATTTACTTTTGACTACGGGGTAGCTGTTAAAGAGCATTGTTTTGCTTGCACTGCAGGTGCAGGGTCAAGTTGTGGAGGGACTTTAAGTTAA
- the stpA gene encoding glucosylglycerol 3-phosphatase: MEYMASNLNEQKQLIYSKNILFIQDIDGVCIPLVKDPMTRELESKYIYAVKEFAEEFFVLTCGEHEGPRGVNRIIERSLRSTTEPKNKELYLRGLAACGVEYQDSNGEISFEGVSEKELSFLSKVPSLIRPKFNYIVKNIFPELSQKDINFHAVKSICETRFSPTINFNSLFDLVHEDSDKRKLIQISFEKMMNEIILKAESEGLKNSFFLHISPNLGNKNGRETIKLSSQDDIGSTDIQLLIKGAVKDSGVLFLLNRFIADKTGKAPFGRNFNFRDSPSSIAGKIDLCKRTIQTENMPLIVGVGDTITSKKNNGENSYSRGGSDRSFLEFIQILGDEFGINNKIIFVDSSSGEVERPSTKKTGLKGISDLYDNLKFDLVFQNGPKEYISWFIELANKRSNFKKSS, translated from the coding sequence ATGGAATATATGGCAAGTAATTTAAATGAACAAAAACAATTAATTTATTCTAAAAATATTTTATTTATTCAAGACATTGACGGAGTTTGTATCCCTTTAGTTAAAGATCCAATGACTAGAGAACTAGAATCAAAATATATCTATGCAGTTAAAGAATTTGCCGAGGAATTCTTTGTATTAACTTGCGGGGAACATGAAGGTCCAAGAGGAGTCAACAGAATAATAGAGAGGAGTTTAAGGAGCACCACTGAGCCTAAAAACAAAGAACTATATTTAAGAGGTTTAGCTGCCTGTGGAGTAGAGTATCAAGACAGTAATGGTGAAATAAGTTTTGAAGGAGTCTCAGAAAAAGAACTAAGTTTTTTATCTAAAGTACCTAGTTTAATAAGACCAAAATTTAATTATATAGTTAAGAACATTTTTCCTGAACTTAGCCAAAAGGATATCAATTTTCACGCAGTAAAATCAATATGTGAAACACGCTTCTCGCCAACGATTAATTTCAATAGTCTATTTGATTTAGTTCATGAAGATTCTGATAAAAGAAAGCTTATTCAAATTAGTTTTGAAAAAATGATGAATGAAATCATTTTAAAAGCTGAATCCGAAGGCCTCAAAAACTCATTTTTCCTTCATATTTCACCAAATTTAGGTAATAAAAATGGTAGAGAAACAATTAAACTTTCTTCTCAAGATGATATCGGATCAACAGACATACAATTACTTATTAAAGGAGCAGTTAAAGATTCTGGAGTTTTATTTCTTTTAAATAGATTTATTGCGGATAAAACTGGTAAAGCTCCTTTTGGAAGAAATTTTAATTTTAGAGACTCTCCAAGTTCTATTGCGGGAAAAATTGATTTATGCAAAAGAACTATTCAAACAGAAAACATGCCTTTGATTGTAGGAGTTGGTGACACAATAACATCAAAAAAAAATAATGGTGAAAATAGTTATTCAAGAGGAGGAAGTGACAGATCTTTTTTAGAATTTATACAAATATTAGGGGATGAATTTGGTATTAATAATAAAATAATTTTTGTAGATAGTAGTTCTGGTGAAGTTGAAAGACCCTCTACAAAAAAAACTGGTTTAAAAGGGATCAGTGATCTTTATGACAACTTAAAGTTTGACTTGGTTTTTCAAAATGGTCCCAAAGAATATATAAGTTGGTTTATTGAACTTGCTAATAAGAGATCAAACTTTAAAAAAAGTAGTTGA